TGCCGTCTTTTTTGCCGCGTTCAATGATCAAGCTGCCTTCCAGCCCGCCCGGATTGAACCCTACCACTTTGGCCGGCAAAAGTATATGGCGGCGCTGGCTTTTCTTAAAGTTCAAAAGCTCGCGCAGCCGGCCGTTTTCCGCCCAAATTTCCGCCGCGTCCATATTGGCGCGCCGCAAATCCGCGATTTCCTTTTTCAGCGTTTCATTTTCTTCATATACGTACATGATCGAGCCGAGCATGCGCCCGGCTTGCCCCGCCGCGTTGCCGACGCTGCTGAGAACGGAATCGACCGGCGCCAGGACGTTCACCAGCAAAGACCGCAGCAAAGGGAAATGCACCATCCCGCCTGCCTCCGATACGGCCAGCGCCGCGACAAGCAAAAGCGCGGCCAGCAAAACTAAATTTTTTCGGCCACGAACTCTTCTCATAATTTGCCGAAACCTCCATGGAAGCGTAGAAAAGGCCGCCTAACTATGCCGCGACGCTATAAACCCTTTGCTGTAAACGTCAATGCGCTCAACCGCCTTGCCCGTGCCAAGGACCACGCAATCTAAAGCCTCCTCCGACAAGTAGACCGGCATGCCTGTTTCGTTGCTCAAAAGTTTGTCAAGTTTGCGCAGCATGGACGAGCCGCCGGTCATGACGATGCCCCTGTCCATTATGTCGGCCGCCAACTCCGGCGGGGTGCGTTCCAGGGTGTTTTTCACCGCTTCGATGATCCTGGACACAGGCTCGCTAAGCGCCTGCTGCACTTGCTTGGCGCTGACCACTATCGTCCTGGGCAGGCCCTGCATCAAATCGAGGCCGCGTATTTCATAGTTTTCCTCCACGTCCGGCGCAATCGCCGACCCGATATTGATCTTGGCCTCCTCCGCAGTGCGCTCGCCGATCATGAGGTTGTTTGCCTTTTTGATATATTGCACGATCGCCTCGTCCATTTTATAGCCCCCGATCGGGATGGAATGGCTTGTCACTATGCCGCCGAGGGAAATGACCGCCACTTCCGTCGTGCCGCCGCCGATATCGACCACCATGCTGCCGGTCGGTTCCTGTACGGGCAGCCCGGCGCCAATGGCCGCCGCCATTGGCTCCTCGATGAGATGCGCCTCGCGGGCGCCCGCTTGAATCGTCGCGTCGATGACCGCGCGCTTTTCCACTTCCGTCCCGCCCGACGGGACGCCCACGACCACCCGCGGCCGAACAAGCCGGTTGCCCCCGTTGGCTTTTTTGATAAAGTATTTCAGCATGGAAGATGCCGTGTCAAAATCCGCGATCACGCCGTCTTTCATCGGCCTGCTCGCCACGATGTTGCCGGGCGTTTTGCCCAGCATCTTCTTGGCTTCCTCCCCTACCGCCAAAAGTTCGTTGCTGTCTTTTTGAATGGCGACGACTGACGGCTCGCGGATGATGATCCCCCGCCCTTTAAGATATACCAAGGTATTGGCCGTGCCAAGATCTATGCCTAAATCCTTGGAAAAAGAATTAAATATGCCAAACATGATGCCGGAGCCCCTTTCCCAATTTTAAATAAGCCCTTGCTCGCTGAAGCTGTAATATTTGCCTTCGCCGATTATGATATGGTCGATGACCGCTATGCCCATTATGCCCCCCGCGCCAACGGCCCGGCGCGTCAGTTCTCTGTCCGCGCCGCTTGGCTTGGGGTTGCCCGACGGATGGTTGTGCGCGACAATGACGGCGGCGGCGCGGTGCATGATGGCCGCCTGGAATATGTCGCGCGGCAGTACCACCGAGGAGAGCAAAGACCCTTGCGCGATTTTCTCAATGGCCAGCACTTGCCCTTTGGCCCCTAACATAAGCGCCAAAAATACTTCTTTTTCTTCATACCTGAGTTTAGGCGCCAAAAGCGCCACCGCGTCCGCCGTGCCGCCGACCGACAGCCGTTCCTGCCCATCCCCGTGCGCCAGGCGCCTCCCCAGTTCCAGGGCCGCGACTACGGTGACCGCTTTGGCCGGCCCTATGCCTTTTTCCAAGGCCAATTCCGCCGGCTTCATCAGCTTCAGGCGCGCAAATTGTTCCGGGGTCGCGGCCAGCGCCCTGGCAATGTCGAGCGCGGACCTGTCCCGTCCGCCCGTGCGCAAAAGCACCGCCAAAAGTTCGGCGTTGGAGAGCGCGCCCACGCCTTTTGCCCATATCTTCTCCCGGGGGCGGTCATCGGGCGGCAGTTTTTTTATACTCAAAAGCAATCCCAGCCTCTTTCAGCAAATTAAAAAGCCCCGCCAAAGGAAGCCCCACCACATTGAAATAGCATCCTTCCACACGGGTAACGAAAAGAGCGCCCATCCCCTGTATCGCGTAAGCCCCGGCTTTGTCCAAAGGTTCCCCCGTCGCCGCGTAAGCGTCTATTTCCTCGTCGGCAAGCTCGCGCATATAAACATCCGTTGTTTCCACAAATTCCCACGCCCTTTCTTGGACGCAAAGGCACACGCCGGTCAGGACCCGGTGCCGGCGGCCTGAAATCATTTTCAGCATGGCGGCCGCTTCCCGCTTCCCGCCCGGTTTGCCAAGGACGGCGCCGTCAAGCGTTACTACCGTGTCGGCGGCAAGCACGGGCGCGCCTTTTCCCAATTTGGCGCCGGCCGCCTTGCCGGCGGCGTTTTTTCGCACAAGTTCCTCCGGCGCGAACGCGCCCGGGGGAAATTCCGCGAAATCGCTCTCGGACACGGCAAAGTCCAGCCCTATCTGTTCAAGCAGCGCCTTGCGGCGCGGCGAGGCTGAAGCCAGGAAAATCTTCATGGGAATCACGCCCCGAATAAAACTTGCCCTGAAGGAAACAACTAATTAATTATAGCAGATTTTGCGCCGGACGGGTGTTTTTTCGCGCCTGTTTTGGCAAATTTTCTTTTTGCGCCGCCCATCCGCCCGTTTGGCGGCGCAAAAAAGGGCCTCCCGCAGGAGGCCCTTTTTTTATGTCCCTTGCTTCTTGTCGTCAGCCCAATACAACCAATACGTCGCCGGACGCGACGCTCGCGCCCACCGTAGTGTTGACGGACGTTACAGTTCCTTCCGACGGCGAAGGGATGTCGTTTTGCATCTTCATCGATTCCATCACCAAAAGTACCTGCCCGCGGGTTATTTTGTCGCCAACCTTGACTTTGATCTCGAGTATTTTGCCGGGCATGGGAGCCTTGACAGTCGAGGCGCCAGCCGGAACCGCCGCTTTGGGCGCTGCCGCAGCCGGAGCCGGAGCCGGAGCCGGAGCTGCCGCCGGAGCAGGAGCCGCGGCCGGAGCCGCCGCTTTGGGCGCTGCCGCTCTGGGGGCGGGCGCCGCCCCACCGATTTCATCCACGTCTACTTCATAGGACTGACCATTAACAGTTACGTTAAATTTTCTCATTAAGAGCTTGCCTCCTTAATATTTATCATTTTATGTGCTTTCCTTAAAACATCTGGTCGCGGGTGGTAACGGTCTCTATCCGAGCGTAATTCGTCCAGCCGGGGCTGCTTAAGCGGCCGATTATCGGCGAAATTTCTCCCCCGCCGTCATAGGCCGCTATGGCGGCCGCCACTACCGCGATTAAATCGCCGCCAACGGCTGGCGACAAAGGGGCGGCTGGCGCCGCAGAAGCCGGCGCCGCAGCCGGCCTTTGCTCTTCCGGTTTAGCTGTGCCTGAGAAACCCATAAGTTCACCTCTCTGTTCGTAAATGTAATGCGCTTTGCTTTAAAGCGGAATGTTCCCGTGCCGTTTGGCCGGGCGGGATTCACGCTTGGATTCCAGCATGTGCAGGGCGTTGATGATAGCCGGGCGGCTGTCCTTCGGCTCAATGACCAAATCGACGAAGCCGCGTATGGCCGCTTGGTAGGGGGTGGCGAAGTTGACGACATATTCTTCGGTCTTGGCTTTCACGTCAGGGTCGTTCTTGAATATGATGTTGGCCGCGCCGGCCGGCCCCATAACCGCGATTTCCGCCGTCGGCCAGGCAATTACCTGGTCCGCGCCCAAATCCTGCGAACACATGGCCAGGTAAGAACCGCCGTAGGCTTTTCTGGTAACCAGCGTAACTTTGGCCACGGTAGCTTCCGAATAAGCGTACAGCATCTTCGCGCCTTTGCGGATGATGCCGCCGTATTCTTGTTGGACGCCCGGCAAAAAGCCCGGCACGTCCACGAGGTTCAAAAGCGCGATGTTGAAAGCGTCGCAGAAACGGATGAAGCGCGAGGCCTTGTCGGCGGCGTTGTAATCAAGGCAGCCGGCCATGACTTTCGGCTGGTTGGCGATGATGCCAACGGTCTGCCCGTCCATGCGCGCGAAGCAAGTAATGATGTTTTGCGCGAAATATTGCTGCGATTCGTAGAATTCGCCGTTGTCCACTATGCTCTTGATCACGTCTTTCATGTCGTAGGCCATGTTGGAATTGTCCGGCAGCAAGGCATTGAGGGCGGGGTCGGTCCTCTGCGGGTCGTCGCCGGTCTCCACGATCGGCGCCGGCTCGAGGTTGTTGCTGGGCAAAAAGCTCAGAAGGTGCCTTATCTGTTTCAGGCAGTCCTCGTCGTTTTCCGCCGCGAAATGCGCGACGCCGGAGGTGCTGTTGTGCGTCATGGCGCCGCCCAGGGCTTCTTGCGTTACCACTTCGCCCGTTACGGATTTTACGACTTCCGGGCCGGTTATGAACATTTTGCTGGAGTTTTTGACCATATAGACAAAGTCGGTAAGGGCCGGCGAATATACCGCGCCGCCGGCGGATGGGCCCATAATGGCCGATATCTGCGGCACGACGCCGGAGGCGATGGTATTGGCAAAGAATATTTTGCCGTAACCGGCCAAGGCGTCCACCGCTTCTTGAATGCGCGCGCCGCCCGAGTCGTTGAGGCCGACTACCGGAGCGCCCATCTTGAGGGCGAGATTAAGCACCTTGACGATTTTGGCCGCGTGCATTTCGCCCAGCGAGCCGCCTTCCACCGTAAAATCTTGGGCAAACACATAGACAAGCCGTCCGTCGATGGTGCCATAGCCCGTCGTTACGCCTTCGCCCGGCAGTTCTTTTTTCTCCTGGCCAAAATTCGTGCAGCGGTGGGCGACAAAACGATCCAGTTCCACGAAACTGCCCTGGTCCAAAAGTATGTCGATCCTTTCGCGCGCGGTAAGCTTACCGCTTTCGTGCTGTTTGTCGACGCGTTTCTGGCCGCCCGCGGCAAGTATTTTCGCCGCGCGCTTTTTTAAATCCTCAATCCTTGCTTGAGTTGACAAATCATTACACCTCCATATAGTTTTCGGCAACTGCTCTTGCTG
The sequence above is a segment of the Acidaminococcales bacterium genome. Coding sequences within it:
- a CDS encoding rod shape-determining protein, whose product is MFGIFNSFSKDLGIDLGTANTLVYLKGRGIIIREPSVVAIQKDSNELLAVGEEAKKMLGKTPGNIVASRPMKDGVIADFDTASSMLKYFIKKANGGNRLVRPRVVVGVPSGGTEVEKRAVIDATIQAGAREAHLIEEPMAAAIGAGLPVQEPTGSMVVDIGGGTTEVAVISLGGIVTSHSIPIGGYKMDEAIVQYIKKANNLMIGERTAEEAKINIGSAIAPDVEENYEIRGLDLMQGLPRTIVVSAKQVQQALSEPVSRIIEAVKNTLERTPPELAADIMDRGIVMTGGSSMLRKLDKLLSNETGMPVYLSEEALDCVVLGTGKAVERIDVYSKGFIASRHS
- the radC gene encoding DNA repair protein RadC — encoded protein: MSIKKLPPDDRPREKIWAKGVGALSNAELLAVLLRTGGRDRSALDIARALAATPEQFARLKLMKPAELALEKGIGPAKAVTVVAALELGRRLAHGDGQERLSVGGTADAVALLAPKLRYEEKEVFLALMLGAKGQVLAIEKIAQGSLLSSVVLPRDIFQAAIMHRAAAVIVAHNHPSGNPKPSGADRELTRRAVGAGGIMGIAVIDHIIIGEGKYYSFSEQGLI
- a CDS encoding Maf family protein, which translates into the protein MKIFLASASPRRKALLEQIGLDFAVSESDFAEFPPGAFAPEELVRKNAAGKAAGAKLGKGAPVLAADTVVTLDGAVLGKPGGKREAAAMLKMISGRRHRVLTGVCLCVQERAWEFVETTDVYMRELADEEIDAYAATGEPLDKAGAYAIQGMGALFVTRVEGCYFNVVGLPLAGLFNLLKEAGIAFEYKKTAAR
- a CDS encoding biotin/lipoyl-binding protein — encoded protein: MRKFNVTVNGQSYEVDVDEIGGAAPAPRAAAPKAAAPAAAPAPAAAPAPAPAPAAAAPKAAVPAGASTVKAPMPGKILEIKVKVGDKITRGQVLLVMESMKMQNDIPSPSEGTVTSVNTTVGASVASGDVLVVLG
- a CDS encoding methylmalonyl-CoA carboxyltransferase, producing MSTQARIEDLKKRAAKILAAGGQKRVDKQHESGKLTARERIDILLDQGSFVELDRFVAHRCTNFGQEKKELPGEGVTTGYGTIDGRLVYVFAQDFTVEGGSLGEMHAAKIVKVLNLALKMGAPVVGLNDSGGARIQEAVDALAGYGKIFFANTIASGVVPQISAIMGPSAGGAVYSPALTDFVYMVKNSSKMFITGPEVVKSVTGEVVTQEALGGAMTHNSTSGVAHFAAENDEDCLKQIRHLLSFLPSNNLEPAPIVETGDDPQRTDPALNALLPDNSNMAYDMKDVIKSIVDNGEFYESQQYFAQNIITCFARMDGQTVGIIANQPKVMAGCLDYNAADKASRFIRFCDAFNIALLNLVDVPGFLPGVQQEYGGIIRKGAKMLYAYSEATVAKVTLVTRKAYGGSYLAMCSQDLGADQVIAWPTAEIAVMGPAGAANIIFKNDPDVKAKTEEYVVNFATPYQAAIRGFVDLVIEPKDSRPAIINALHMLESKRESRPAKRHGNIPL